In Miscanthus floridulus cultivar M001 chromosome 5, ASM1932011v1, whole genome shotgun sequence, one genomic interval encodes:
- the LOC136455041 gene encoding uncharacterized protein, producing MNILSVNCRGCGQPEAVQELCLLVEKWPAVVFLMETRMGEERALGLQRNFGFPNAIVVKSEGLSGGLMLLWQRNVVVAELRDFNEVLLAEEQIGGNDREAWQMAAFKDAVNDCRLTDLGYHGLPYTWDNRQDAARNVKVRLDRAFGDNRFLDVMGGSEVFHVPLAESDHCGVLVETWDRDVFGSIKQQVKSLRAELEAERSSTLYQGPTDRERHLVATLGEVLAREETMERQRSRIAWLKEGDRNTAFFQAKARARNRTNRIKLLKDEAGNEFTDQDDLERLACDFYQKLFAAQENLQPELICRHVPRKVTPEMADVSERPFSEQEVEEAFFQMAPSKAPGADGFNAGFF from the exons ATGAATATCTTAAGCGTGAACTGCCGGGGCTGCGGGCAGCCCGAAGCAGTTCAGGAACTTTGCCTGTTGGTGGAGAAGTGGCCTGCGGTGGTGTTCTTGATGGAGACGAGGATGGGGGAGGAGCGTGCCCTTGGCTTGCAACGTAACTTTGGCTTTCCTAATGCCATCGTTGTCAAGTCGGAGGGTTTGAGCGGTGGTTTGATGCTGCTTTGGCAGCGGAATGTGGTGGTTGCTGAGCTAA GAGATTTCAACGAGGTGTTACTAGCGGAGGAGCAAATTGGTGGCAATGACAGAGAGGCCTGGCAGATGGCGGCCTTCAAGGACGCCGTCAATGACTGTCGCCTGACGGACCTTGGCTACCATGGTCTCCCGTACACGTGGGACAACCGGCAGGATGCTGCCCGGAATGTCAAGGTCCGCCTTGATCGAGCTTTTGGAGACAACAGGTTTCTTGATGTTATGGGAGGATCAGAAGTCTTCCATGTGCCTCTAGCAGAGTCGGACCATTGCGGTGTTCTTGTGGAG ACCTGGGACAGGGACGTTTTTGGCTCGATTAAGCAGCAGGTAAAGAGCCTGAGAGCTGAATTGGAGGCGGAGAGGAGTAGCACCCTGTACCAAGGACCTACGGACAGGGAACGACATTTGGTGGCCACGTTGGGGGAGGTGCTGGCACGTGAAGAAACTATGGAACGGCAGCGGTCGAGAATTGCTTGGTTAAAAGAAGGCGACCGGAATACGGCCTTTTTTCAGGCTAAAGCGCGTGCACGGAACCGAACTAACAGGATTAAACTGCTCAAGGATGAGGCAGGAAATGAGTTTACTGATCAGGATGACCTTGAGAGGTTGGCTTGTGATTTTTACCAGAAGCTGTTTGCGGCACAGGAGAATCTGCAACCTGAGTTAATTTGCCGCCATGTACCACGGAAGGTCACCCCGGAGATGGCGGATGTTTCGGAGAGACCTTTCTCTGAGCAGGAAGTGGAGGAGGCTTTCTTTCAGATGGCGCCAAGCAAGGCTCCAGGAGCAGACGGTTTTAACGCTGGCTTTTTTTAG